The proteins below are encoded in one region of Hemiscyllium ocellatum isolate sHemOce1 chromosome 3, sHemOce1.pat.X.cur, whole genome shotgun sequence:
- the slc35f6 gene encoding solute carrier family 35 member F6 — MAWTKYQICLAVMMLITGSINTLSAKWADGFSANGCNGSPKHLFDHPFLQAVGMFLGEVSCLAVFYILVCHDRRKPEPQMASAKKFNSFIFLPPALCDMTATSIMYIALNLTSASSFQMLRGAVIIFTGLLSVAFLGRRLISSQWVGIFFTICGLVVVGLADFVSGNNNQGHKLSQVITGDLLIIIAQIIVAIQMVLEEKFVYKHDVHPLRAVGTEGMFGFIILTALLIPMYYIPVGQFSGNPRGVLEDALDAFCQIGRKPLIFVALLGNILSIAFFNFAGISVTKEISATTRMVLDSLRTMVIWVVSLAVGWEQFHGLQILGFVILLLGAALYNGFHKPVLAKLPWYRERMEEQYERERLLTENKDSINVSP; from the exons GTGGGCTGATGGATTTAGTGCCAATGGTTGCAATGGATCACCAAAACATCTGTTTGATCATCCTTTCCTTCAG GCTGTGGGAATGTTTCTTGGAGAGGTCTCCTGTTTGGCTGTATTCTACATACTCGTTTGCCATGATCGAAGAAAACCAGAACCCCAAATGGCTTCTGCAAAAAAATTCAACTCTTTCATTTTCCTACCCCCTGCACTATGTGACATGACAGCCACCAGTATTATGTACATTG CTTTAAACTTGACAAGTGCATCCAGTTTCCAGATGTTACGTGGAGCTGTTATCATCTTCACTGGCCTGCTCTCTGTTGCCTTCCTAGGCCGTCGTTTAATATCCAGTCAGTGGGTGGGGATTTTTTTCACCATCTGTGGCCTCGTGGTAGTGGGCCTAGCAGACTTTGTCAGTGGGAATAACAATCAAGGCCACAAGTTATCTCAAGTTATAACTG GAGACCTCCTAATTATCATTGCACAGATCATTGTGGCTATCCAGATGGTACTGGAAGAGAAATTTGTTTATAAGCATGATGTACACCCACTTCGAGCTGTAGGTACTGAAG GAATGTTTGGCTTCATCATCCTAACTGCACTGCTGATTCCAATGTACTATATCCCTGTGGGCCAATTTAGTGGCAATCCCAGAGGTGTCCTCGAAGATGCATTGGATGCTTTCTGTCAAATAGGTCGAAAGCCACTAATCTTTGTAGCCCTCTTGGGAAATATCTTGAGCATTGCATTCTTTAACTTTGCTGGTATTAGTGTCACAAAAGAAATCAGTGCAACCACACGCATGGTTCTGGACAGTCTGAGGACAATGGTAATCTGGGTAGTGAGTCTTGCTGTGGGTTGGGAACAGTTCCATGGTCTCCAAATTCTAGGCTTCGTCATCCTGCTGTTAGGTGCAGCACTCTACAATGGCTTCCATAAGCCAGTCCTAGCAAAGCTTCCCTGGTACAGGGAGCGAATGGAGGAACAGTATGAAAGGGAACGATTATTGACTGAAAACAAGGACTCCATTAATGTCAGTCCATGA